A stretch of the Corynebacterium maris DSM 45190 genome encodes the following:
- a CDS encoding cation transporter, producing the protein MASEAAHHEIPKNVPDDVRETMRKAIRVEWMSIGYLIVAVALIYLTAGQSQAMRVAWIEDSLALLPPIAFLIAVRMIRMPRTMKYPYGYHRSVDIGQLVAAVALLAMGSFLLIESALGLIEGERTPIGLTVLFGQEIWAGWPMIIVVSVFGVPPAVLARYKLRYAKILHNKALYADADMSKADWMTSVATAVGVLGVGVGLWWADPAAAILVALSIVSDGVANLRSTISGLADTRTRTYDDKEPHPLNERTIHRALEFSWVAEAAVRMRDEGQVFHIELFVVPEPGDDPTAEQLAELTAAISDLDWKAYDVVVALVPEIPTRQVPAKVGTLGE; encoded by the coding sequence ATGGCCTCGGAAGCCGCCCACCACGAGATCCCCAAAAACGTGCCCGACGACGTCCGGGAGACCATGCGCAAAGCGATCCGGGTCGAATGGATGTCCATCGGCTATCTCATCGTCGCCGTCGCCCTCATTTACCTGACCGCCGGGCAGTCCCAGGCCATGCGGGTGGCGTGGATCGAGGATTCCCTCGCCCTGCTGCCGCCGATCGCCTTCCTCATCGCCGTGCGCATGATCCGCATGCCTCGCACGATGAAATACCCCTACGGCTACCACCGGTCGGTGGACATCGGGCAGCTCGTGGCGGCCGTGGCGCTGCTGGCCATGGGATCCTTCCTGCTCATCGAGTCGGCCCTGGGTCTCATTGAGGGGGAACGCACCCCCATCGGGCTGACCGTGCTCTTCGGTCAGGAAATCTGGGCCGGGTGGCCGATGATCATCGTGGTCAGTGTTTTCGGCGTCCCGCCGGCGGTGCTGGCCCGCTACAAGTTGCGCTACGCGAAGATCCTGCACAACAAGGCCCTGTACGCCGACGCGGACATGAGCAAAGCGGACTGGATGACGTCCGTGGCCACCGCCGTGGGCGTCCTCGGCGTCGGCGTGGGCCTGTGGTGGGCCGACCCCGCGGCCGCCATCCTCGTGGCCCTGTCCATCGTCTCCGACGGGGTGGCCAACCTGCGCTCGACGATCAGCGGGCTGGCCGACACCCGGACCCGCACCTACGACGACAAAGAGCCGCACCCGCTCAACGAACGGACCATCCACCGCGCCCTCGAGTTTTCGTGGGTCGCGGAGGCTGCCGTGCGGATGCGCGACGAAGGACAAGTGTTCCACATCGAGCTCTTCGTGGTCCCCGAGCCCGGGGACGACCCCACCGCCGAGCAGCTGGCGGAGCTCACCGCCGCGATCAGCGACCTGGACTGGAAGGCCTACGACGTCGTCGTGGCGCTGGTGCCCGAGATCCCCACCCGCCAGGTGCCTGCCAAGGTGGGCACGCTGGGCGAATGA
- a CDS encoding helix-turn-helix domain-containing protein, with product MMSTEPGGARVDPRVLNFSTASLPVNGRVELWEGHNSRALIPLDIRTLDDAPMHATQANLVLPSVRMANVTGSAQIVERNESFIRENPTGVVAVFFALEGEGFFLHGEGMLQLNPGQAVVYHGDRPFTRGFPRGLREMVLTIPEPEFAEAFGVSLDRLPFVFDFGPATGATEQALPRVLSQTLRSGVADGPAVAVAEEQLRALLHRALTSSNSSAVGLVATAKDVIERSYADAGLTVSAVAAAVGISQRQLARAFAEQGSSVSGYLRSRRVALAQSILANPLYQGMSMAEIGARCGFSSQAAFSRAFKEESGSTPLQWRRAR from the coding sequence ATGATGAGCACTGAGCCAGGAGGGGCCCGCGTGGATCCGCGGGTACTGAACTTTTCGACGGCGTCCCTGCCCGTCAACGGACGCGTGGAGCTCTGGGAAGGGCACAACTCCCGGGCCCTGATCCCGCTGGACATCCGCACGCTCGACGACGCCCCGATGCACGCCACCCAGGCCAACCTGGTCCTGCCGTCCGTCCGGATGGCCAACGTCACCGGCAGCGCACAGATCGTCGAGCGCAACGAGTCCTTCATCCGGGAAAATCCGACCGGCGTGGTGGCGGTGTTCTTTGCCCTCGAAGGCGAAGGTTTTTTCCTGCACGGCGAAGGCATGCTGCAGCTGAATCCCGGCCAGGCGGTGGTCTACCACGGGGACCGGCCGTTTACCCGCGGATTTCCCCGCGGGCTGCGTGAGATGGTGCTGACGATCCCGGAGCCGGAGTTCGCCGAGGCTTTCGGTGTCTCGCTGGACCGGCTGCCTTTCGTCTTCGACTTCGGGCCCGCCACGGGCGCCACGGAGCAGGCGTTGCCCCGTGTGTTGTCGCAGACCCTACGCTCCGGGGTGGCCGACGGCCCGGCGGTCGCCGTGGCGGAAGAACAGCTGCGGGCGTTGCTGCACCGCGCCCTGACCTCGTCGAATTCCTCCGCCGTGGGGTTGGTGGCCACGGCCAAAGACGTCATCGAGCGCTCTTATGCGGACGCGGGTCTGACGGTCTCCGCGGTGGCGGCGGCCGTCGGCATCAGCCAGCGTCAGCTGGCCCGGGCGTTCGCGGAGCAGGGCAGCAGCGTGTCCGGGTATCTGCGTTCGCGCCGGGTGGCCTTGGCGCAGTCGATCCTCGCCAACCCCCTCTACCAGGGCATGTCCATGGCGGAGATCGGCGCCCGCTGCGGATTTTCCTCCCAGGCGGCCTTCAGCCGCGCCTTCAAGGAGGAGTCGGGTTCCACGCCGCTGCAGTGGCGCAGGGCCCGGTGA
- a CDS encoding FAD-dependent oxidoreductase, which produces MPAFHDGIAETMAPERNDVVTTDVLIVGSGPAGASAALFLSTHGIANIMITKYRWTANTPRAHITNQRTMEVLRDAGVEDEVLAEAVPHDQMGDTVYCESLAGEEIGRRPIFGYAPDRRADYELASPSMPCDLPQTLMEPILLENATKRGTQTQFSTEYVSHEQDADGVSVVVRNRLSGHEYTIRAKYLIGADGARSKVAADIDTPFEGAMDIGGSMNIQFKADLSHLVAHRPSILYWVFSPGSNIGGLGAGLIRCVRPWNEWLVVWGYDINGEEPELDEAEAKRIVRKLVGVPDLEMEITGYSLWGNNEQYATHMQKDRVFIAGDAAHRHPPSHGLGSNTSIQDSYNLAWKIAMVLKGHAGDELLETYSAERAPVAKQIVTRANDSGREYAPIFDALGVRDAKNDEEFIEKLKLRKAPTPEGAARCKALRAALNNKDYEFNAQGTEIGQFYDSTATLCDGNGRPEVTEDPMLHHQKSTYPGLRLPHAWLGDARNKYSTHDVSTGTGFTLFTGINGRAWAEAAEKLAAETGMEIKAVVIGEGEQHQDLYGDWLRQREVEEDGVILVRPDKHIGWRAHSMVDDPYFALKAVLGTLLSSRGVPQLTDKDRRLLQTMPAGV; this is translated from the coding sequence ATGCCTGCTTTCCACGACGGTATTGCTGAGACCATGGCCCCTGAGCGCAACGACGTCGTCACCACCGACGTGCTGATCGTCGGGTCCGGCCCCGCCGGGGCCTCGGCGGCACTCTTCCTGTCCACCCACGGGATCGCCAACATCATGATCACCAAGTACCGCTGGACCGCGAACACCCCGCGCGCCCACATCACCAACCAGCGCACCATGGAAGTCCTCCGCGACGCCGGCGTCGAGGACGAGGTGCTCGCCGAGGCCGTCCCGCACGACCAGATGGGCGACACCGTGTACTGCGAGTCGCTCGCCGGCGAGGAAATCGGCCGCCGCCCGATCTTCGGCTATGCCCCCGACCGGCGCGCCGACTACGAACTGGCCTCGCCGTCGATGCCGTGCGACCTGCCGCAGACGCTGATGGAGCCGATCCTGCTGGAAAACGCCACCAAGCGCGGCACCCAGACGCAGTTCTCCACCGAGTACGTCTCCCACGAGCAGGACGCCGACGGCGTCAGCGTCGTGGTGCGCAACCGCCTCAGCGGCCACGAATACACCATCCGGGCGAAGTACCTCATCGGCGCCGACGGGGCGCGCTCCAAGGTCGCCGCGGACATCGACACCCCCTTCGAGGGCGCGATGGACATCGGCGGCTCCATGAACATCCAGTTCAAGGCGGACCTGTCCCACCTGGTCGCCCACCGCCCCTCGATCCTGTACTGGGTCTTCTCGCCGGGCTCCAACATCGGCGGCCTCGGCGCCGGCCTGATCCGGTGCGTGCGCCCCTGGAACGAGTGGCTCGTCGTCTGGGGCTACGACATCAACGGCGAGGAGCCGGAGCTCGACGAGGCAGAGGCCAAACGCATCGTCCGCAAGCTCGTGGGCGTCCCCGATCTGGAGATGGAGATCACCGGCTACTCCCTGTGGGGCAACAACGAGCAGTACGCCACCCACATGCAGAAAGACCGCGTGTTCATCGCCGGCGACGCCGCCCATCGCCACCCGCCGAGCCACGGACTGGGCTCGAACACCTCGATCCAGGACTCTTACAACCTCGCCTGGAAGATCGCCATGGTGCTCAAGGGGCACGCCGGCGACGAGCTGTTGGAGACCTACTCGGCGGAGCGCGCGCCCGTCGCCAAGCAGATCGTGACCCGCGCCAACGACTCCGGCCGCGAGTACGCGCCGATCTTCGACGCCCTCGGCGTCCGGGACGCGAAAAACGACGAAGAGTTCATCGAGAAGCTCAAACTGCGCAAGGCGCCGACGCCCGAGGGCGCGGCCCGGTGCAAGGCCCTGCGCGCCGCCCTGAACAACAAGGACTACGAGTTCAACGCCCAGGGCACCGAGATCGGCCAGTTCTACGACTCCACGGCTACACTCTGCGACGGCAACGGCCGCCCCGAGGTGACCGAGGACCCGATGCTGCACCACCAGAAGTCCACCTACCCGGGACTGCGCCTGCCGCACGCCTGGCTCGGCGACGCCAGGAACAAGTACTCCACCCACGACGTCTCCACCGGCACCGGCTTCACCCTCTTCACCGGCATCAACGGCCGCGCCTGGGCGGAAGCCGCGGAGAAGCTCGCCGCGGAGACCGGCATGGAGATCAAGGCCGTGGTCATCGGCGAAGGAGAACAGCACCAGGACCTCTACGGCGACTGGCTGCGCCAGCGCGAAGTCGAGGAAGACGGCGTGATCCTGGTCCGCCCGGACAAGCACATCGGCTGGCGGGCGCACAGCATGGTCGACGACCCGTACTTCGCGCTCAAGGCGGTGCTGGGCACGCTGTTGTCCAGCCGGGGCGTCCCGCAGCTGACGGACAAGGACCGACGACTGCTGCAGACCATGCCGGCCGGCGTGTGA
- the alr gene encoding alanine racemase: MNLLRTRIDLDAIAHNTRLVKDLVAPAELMAVVKADAYGHGADRVAKVMADNGADRFGVATIAEAVALTEHTELPVLAWIWSADEDLAEPLSRGVELGVPSLTHARALVDAAIPARVAVMADTGMHRSGIDEAHWEEAFTLLRDAEHLTVTGVFSHLACADEPQDPFTDAQAEVFRRAVALGRGLGLDLPINHLTNSPATLTRPDLYFDQVRPGLILYGLDPLPGDHGLTPAMTWAGDVVVVKPIKAGEGTSYSLTWRAEQDGYLAVIPCGYADGLPRRVQGALEVGIGGKLYPQVGRVCMDQIIVDLGENPYGVAQGDEAVLFGPGGMSAAELADMLGTINYEVACLPKGRTVRTYEGGL, translated from the coding sequence ATGAACCTGCTTCGCACGCGCATCGATCTCGACGCCATCGCCCACAACACCCGCCTGGTCAAGGACCTCGTGGCCCCGGCGGAGCTGATGGCCGTGGTCAAGGCCGACGCCTACGGCCATGGCGCAGACCGCGTCGCGAAAGTGATGGCGGACAACGGGGCCGACCGCTTCGGCGTCGCCACGATCGCGGAGGCCGTCGCGCTGACCGAACACACGGAACTGCCCGTCCTCGCCTGGATCTGGAGCGCCGACGAGGACCTCGCCGAACCGCTCAGCCGCGGCGTGGAACTGGGCGTGCCCTCCCTGACGCACGCCCGCGCCCTCGTCGACGCCGCCATCCCCGCCCGCGTGGCCGTGATGGCGGACACCGGCATGCACCGTTCCGGCATCGACGAAGCGCACTGGGAAGAGGCTTTCACCCTGCTGCGCGACGCGGAGCACCTCACCGTCACCGGCGTGTTCTCCCACCTGGCCTGCGCCGACGAACCGCAGGACCCCTTCACCGACGCCCAGGCGGAAGTCTTCCGCCGCGCCGTCGCCCTGGGCAGGGGGCTCGGCCTGGATCTGCCGATCAACCACCTGACCAACTCCCCGGCGACCCTGACCCGCCCCGACCTGTACTTCGACCAAGTCCGCCCGGGCCTGATCCTCTACGGCCTGGACCCGCTGCCCGGCGACCACGGACTCACACCGGCGATGACGTGGGCGGGCGACGTGGTCGTCGTCAAGCCGATCAAGGCGGGGGAAGGCACCAGCTATTCCCTGACCTGGCGCGCGGAACAAGACGGGTATCTGGCGGTCATCCCGTGCGGGTACGCCGACGGGCTGCCGCGCCGGGTGCAGGGCGCGCTGGAAGTCGGCATCGGCGGCAAACTGTACCCGCAAGTCGGGCGGGTGTGCATGGACCAGATCATCGTCGACCTGGGCGAAAACCCCTACGGCGTGGCGCAGGGCGACGAGGCCGTGCTCTTCGGGCCCGGCGGCATGTCCGCTGCGGAACTGGCCGATATGCTGGGCACCATCAACTACGAAGTGGCCTGCCTGCCGAAGGGCCGCACCGTCCGCACCTACGAGGGAGGCCTGTAA